CCGCACCAGCGCTTTTGCGCAAATGGTAAATCTGCACTTATTGTATATACATTCACCGGCCCTAAATTTACTGCTTCTTCATTAAATTTGCGAGTTTGCGCATCGCATACGCCTGTATCCAATGATGGAACTACCGATAAAACAGCAGCTTTTCCTTTAATTTGTGAAAGTGTTACCTCTTCCAAAGAATTAGACAATACTGTAAAATCAGGTGCCTGATCCCCTACCTTTACTTCTTCACCTATTAGCGTTACAGGATTCCCTTTAAATGTAATTTCAGCCAATTCAATACCCTCCTTCAATATGTATAGTTCTACTATAAAAGAGATTAGGCCATTCTGCAAAGCAATATGATTATAGTTATTCAGGCAAAAAGCCAACTGCATATGCAATCGGCTTCTTTACAATTGAATATCTTCTTGAAGATTTTTATCTCTTCTATGATCTTTTTCGTTCTTTTTAAACATGTCTTGGATCCGCTCAATCGCTTGCGGCGCGGATTCAACCAGTTTTTCAAGCAAATGGGTATTTTCATCCAAATGAAGCATTCTGACCCCTGTCGATCCTACAATTAAAAAGGCGATCGGTGTGATTGATACCCCGCCTCCGCTGCCGCCTCCGAAGGGAAGCTTATGCTCTTTTCTTTCTCCATCAGCAGATTTTGATTGGAGGTTTGCGGCGTTGAATTCACTGCCGCCTGCTGCAAAACCAAACCCCACTTTGGATACAGTTAAGATTACACTGCCATCCGGAGTTTCTACAGGGTCACCTATAATCGTATTGACATCAATCATTTCTTTTAAGTTTTCCATTGCCGTTTTCATTAAGCCTTGGATCGGATGATCTGCCATTTTCTTTCCTCCTTACACAGCCTGAGATGGTTTTTTTCTAGCTTTTAGATTCTAAAGGCTGAGGCTTATTGACAAGCGTTCGCTTGCTCCCTCGCCAATATGTAAGTAATCGAATCGCTGCACCCATAGCATGTCCCATCCGGAAAGATAATATACACGTCAGATTCGTTTTTGACTCAGCGTGAAAAAAGGAAGGAATCACTTCAATTTCAGGCCTGATTTTCAATTTTAAATTCTGATCCAGCAAAGCAATACACGAACCTTTGATGGCCCACGCGCTCCCGCATATGATTCCTGTTAATGCAGCATCATTTATTCCGATTACAGATTTCCATCGGAATTCAGTTACATGAACATGCTTTAAAAATCGTCTGACTATTTTTTGCAAGTGAACGACCCGCTTTTTTATTTCATTAAGTTGTTCGAAGTAATTTTGCATATCTTCACTGCCGACTTTTCCTTTGCTTTCTTTCTTTCCGACATTGGATTCTGATTTTACATCAATCGTTTGATCCTCTTTATTCACCTTTATCGAAGGGAATTCTTTTTTGATTTTCACCAATCCCCCCAGAAGCCTGATGACAATCGTGAGTCTGTCATCATCTTTGTCATGCTTATATCTTATAGTTATTGAAATTTTCATAACAAATAACAGGGCAACAAGAATTAATCCAAAAGCTAAAAAAAACATAGGAGAAGCTTTCACATCCTTTCAACAAAGCATTATCGCCAAATGGAAATAAAATAAACCTGGCTCTAAAAAGCCAGGTTCCGTTCATTGTTTTTTATAAAGTTTTTCGTGAATGACCGTTGTATCAGCAAAAAAATCATGAATACCCTGTTTCTTCGGCGTCACTCCGACAACGATATATAAAAAAGCGAAGTTATGAATGTATCTCCCGATTACTTCTCTGAATAACAGAGAGCTCCACGTCAGCTCTTTTTCCTTACCTATTGAAATAACCTTAAGGCCAAACACCATTTTTCCGAGCGTTTGATGAAAAAAGAAGGTCATCAGGAAAAAATACAGCAAAAACAATATGGAGATAGAAACAGTATATGGCGATATTGTGAAAAGCCCGACCTTCTTTTCAAGATTCAATAAGGTAAAGAGCGGCTCTACTGTTAAATTCGTAATGCCCCAAACAACTATGCCATCAAGCAAATACGCCCAAAACCTGATCCAAAAGCCAGCATAGGCATGCTCTGTTTCAAAGTTCCGCGTATCATGGGCTGTCTCATGTGAAGCTTCTTTGACTGGATTTCCATCATCGAATGTTGAGTCCATCTTTCTCCCTCCTTATTTAGAATACAAGTACATGGCCCGAGGAGAATTCCCCTGTGACAGCAGTCCTGTTAAATTTAAAAATTCTGCTTCCTTGCCAAACACTTTACTTGCACTCATCGAGAGTAACGACTGCCAGCTGGCATTTTCTTCATACCCAACGACCGATGCACCCTTTAGATTTTTATTATCTTTTTTCATTGCGGCAATTGCATCTTCGTAGTATCCAAGCTCATCAACTAAATTTAAGTCCTTCGCTTGACGTCCGTCATAAATGCGGCCGTCTGCGATTTTTTTCACCTGATCTTCAGGCAAATTCCGTCCGTTCTCGATTACGTCAACAAAACCTTCATACGCATTATTAACAATTTTTTGAAGAATCTCTCGGTCGCCTTTAGTCATATCTTTTGAAGGTGACATAATATCCTTATATTCGCCGCTTTTTACGGTATCAAATTTAATTCCGAACCTGTCGGCAAGCTCTGCATAATTCGTTCCTTGCATAATCACTCCGAGAGAACCTGTCATCGTATCTGGAGCGGCAAAAATTTTATCCGCAGACGTTGAAATATAATATCCTCCGGAAGCCGCCATTGTGCCCATTGACACGTATATCGGTTTTTTCGTCTCCGCTTTGATTTCCTCTAATTTTTTATGTAATTCTGCACTTTCGACCACTCCGCCTCCAGGTGAATTTACCCTAAGGAGAATTCCTTTAATAGAGCTGTCTTCCTTTGCCTGATCAAGCATCTTTAGAAACCCTCTATGATTATAGCCTGATGAATCAAGGAGTCCGCCGCCGTCACTGCCGGTGTCTTGAATCGTTCCGTTCACCTCAAGAACAGCTATTTTACTGTCCACTGCCCCTTCCTCAATTACGTTTTCCGTGTACTCATTTCCTAAATCAGCTGCTAAATCACTGCTTGAAAATTCAAATATCGCCATAAATAAGCTCATCATTGCGGAAATCAAAAACACTCCTAATGCAATGGCTAAAGCAATCCAACGTTTTGCATTCATTCTAAGTCTCCTCCTCTTCCTTTCTATACGTACTGCAAATGTAAAGGTTTCAATCTTTCAATCGTACATACAATCATGATAAACTTAAACAAAGGGTATTTTATCATATTAAGGGATTATGGGAAAATATTATTCATTTTACAAAATGGAGGAGACGTATGGATCAGCGACGAAATGTATTTTTCTTTCACAGTAAAGACGAAACAACGATAAGACAAGTAGATAAGTTGCAATCTCTAGCAGTGGAGCATGGGTTTAAGCTCGTGGACAATTACGAAGACGCTAATATTATTGCTAGTATAGGGGGAGACGGGGCGTTTTTGCAGGCTGTCAGAAAGACCGGATTCAGAGATGACTGTCTGTATTTTGGCATCTCCCAGAAAAAACAACCCTATTTGTACTGCGATTTTCAAATCGATGAAACGGATAAAATGATTGAAGCAATGCGGAATGATCAAATCTCCGTAAGGAAGTATCCCGTCATAGATATAACGATTGACGACACAAACCGATTTCATTGTTTAAATGAGATTTCGATCCGTTCCGGGATTATAAAAGCCTTCGTCATTGATTTGTTCATTGATGATTTGCATTTTGAAACCTTTAGAGGAGACGGATTGATTATTTCAACGCCTACCGGAAGCAGCGGCTATAATAAATCGGTCCATGGGGCACTTGTAGATCCGCAAATGGCATGTATGCAGGTAACGGAGCTTGCTTCATTAAATAATAATACATACAGAACACTTGGTTCGCCATTTGTTCTTAGCAGCCAGCGAAAACTGCGTCTCGAAGTAGTTCAGGACGGCAATACCCACCCGGTTATCGGCCTGGATAATGAAGCGTTAAGCATCAAGCATGTGAAACAATTCGATATCGGCATTAACGGTAAGACAGTCAAAACAGTGAAGCTTAAAGATAATTCTTTCTGGCAAAAAGTGAAAAGAACATTTCTCTAGATTTGAAAAAGCAGGCGACCGTTATGAGGCGCCTGCTTTTTTACGACGATAAACAATTTCCCCGGCAATGACCGTTTGTTGCACTGTGGCCAGATGAAGATACTCTTTTTCCATTTGAAAAAGATCTTTATCTAATATAGTAAAATCGGCATCATATCCTTTTTTTATCATACCGCGCTTATTTTCTTTATAAATGATCGCGGCACTCCCTTTCGTATACAAGCTGACTGCTTCAAAAACCGATAAGCATTCGCCTTCATTATAAACCGTTTCGTCGCCTGGCTGGCTGCTTTTGCGAAGAACGGCCGACTGAATGCCGAGGATCGGGCTGACTGGTTCAATCGGTGCATCTGATCCCCCGGCACAAGGTATCCCTGCTTTCAGAAGAGTTTTCCAGACAAATGAGCGACGCACACGTTCCTCACCTAACCGGTCAATCGCCCAAGGAAAGTCACTGGCAAGAAAATGGGGCTGCAAATCAAGACATACAGGAAGCTTTGCTGCTTTTTTGACAAGCTCACTATTCACGACCTGGGCATGAATGATTCTGTCATGCCGTCCTTTGTGCGGAGGGAGTTTTTCTAAAACAGAAAGCACCTTTTCAAACGCAAGGTCGCCTATGGCATGCACAGCTACTTCCATATGATGCTGTCTCGCTTTTTCAACAAGCTCATAAAGCTCCTTTTCCTTATGAATTTCCACTCCATTCGTATCCGGATCATCATGATACGGCACCTTTAACAGCGCTGTTCTCCCCCCTAAGGCTCCATCTGCAAAAAGCTTCATAGCACCATATTCGATATACGGGCTTTCTTTTTTATCCAACTGAAGCCATTCGTCCAATGCCAGATGATGGACAAGCAAATGGGCGCGAAACAGCAGGCCTTCATTTGCGATCACTTCCTGGTAGGCGTTCATCGGATTAGCCGCTAGACCGTAGTAAGAAAGATCCTCACTATGTCCGCCAGTTAGTCCTTTTTCATAGCAATCCTGTATTGCTGATCGAAGAGCACGATTTAAATAGGCAGAGTCAACAGTCGGCAGTACTTGATAAACCAATTCTTGAGCCTTATCATGCAAAAGGCCGGCAGGGTTGCCGTTTTCATTCCTTACGATTACTCCGCCTTCCGGATCCGGGGTCTGTTTTGTAATTCCAGCCGCATGTAACGCTTTTGAATTGACAACGATTGCGTGCCGGCAAATCCGTTTCAGCAGGACAGGCCGATCAGGAAAAAACTCGTCCAAATCTTCCTTCGTTAAATATGAAGGATCAGAAAAACGATTTTCATTCCAGCCTTCCCCTATTAACCAGTCATTCCCGCTTACATCCGTCTCAGCAAGTCGAATTTTTTTTATGATTTCCTCCTTGGATGTACACATTGATAAATCAAGCCGAATGAGTTTTTCTCCATGGCCGATCAAGTGAAGATGGCTATCCACGAAGCCCGGAAACATCGTTGCTCCCTTTAAATGCTGCTCTTTTGCATCTATGTATTTTTCTTTCATAGCCTGATAACTGCCCGTATCCAAAATTTGTCCATCTTCGACAACAACAGAGTCGACGGTGTGCCCTTCCTTTTCCATTGTATAGATGGTTCCCCCATACCATAAAGACTTCAAAACCGATCACTTCTCTTTCTTTTCGACCATTTTACTCCATCTTATCATAGAAAAACAGGCATACGAACGCTTCTCTCTGAGAAATACAAAAAGAGTGGGGAAACCCCCACCCATCAGCCATTCTAATTAATTTTTTATTGAGGTGTAGAACCACCAAGTTGTTGTTGAGCTAAAGAAACCAAACGTTTCGTGATTTCTCCTCCAACTGAACCGTTAGCGCGGGAAGTTGTTTCAGCACCAAGGTTAACACCAAATTCAGTAGCGATTTCATACTTCATTTGGTCGATAGCTTGACTAGCACCTGGAACTACTAATTGATTACTGGATCTATTTTGAGCCATGTGTCTCACCTCCTTGTGAGTATAGAATGTGTAATAACACATGGCTTCATTCACAGAACGGCTGGTAATTGTTTGTAATTCCTATATTCTCATTTTCCGCTTTAAAAAAGACCGGCAAATGCTTTATTTACATCTTCAACATGATGAATCACGATTGTTTCTGCTTCGGCGGCAGCCTCTCTCATAAGCTCGTCAAAGTCGACAAAGCTTTCAAAATGCTCCACCTTTTCTTTTTTTGGCCGTGTCTTCGGTGCAGAAGGCGTAAATATCGTACAACAGTCTTCGTACGGACGTATGCTGATATCATAGGTGCCTACCAGCCTAGCTTCTTCAATAATTTCATTTTTATCTGTACCAATTAACGGACGAAGGATAGGCGTCGACGTCACTGCATTGATTGCATACATGCTCTCTAGGGTTTGGCTTGCCACTTGACCCAGGCTTTCCCCGGTAATTATTGCAAGTCCTCCTTGCTTTTCCCGGATCATATCTGTAATTTGCAGCATCATTCTTCTTGTCGCAGTCATCGTATAGTTTTCCGGAATTTGTTTTTGAATCCGCTCTTGGATTTTAGTGAATGGGACAATATGCAGGGCAATCGATCCTGCAAAAGCAGATAGCTCTTGAGTCAAATCCATTACTTTTTGCTTTGCTCGTTCACTTGTGTAAGGAGGACTGAAAAAATGCACGGCCTCGATGCCAATTCCTCTCTTCATTGCTTTGTAGCCTGCGACCGGACTATCGAATCCGCCGGAAAGCATCAGCATTGCCTTGCCTCCGCTGCCGACCGGAAGGCCGCCTGCGCCCATTTCATCCTTAAACGTTAAGTAGGTCTCTTTTTCTCTGATTTCGATTCGCAGATGAATATCAGGTTTTTTCACATTCACAGTTATTCCCTCAACATTTTTTAAAATATGAGCGCCGATTTCGGCGTTCATTTCATTCGAATCAAGCTCGAATTGCTTATTGGCTCTCTTCGTTGAAATTTTAAAGGTTTTTCCCGCAGTGTAGGTTTCCTGAATCGAAAGCAAAGCTTTTTTCTTTATTTCTTCCAAATCATTTTTGCAAGTAATTGCTAAGCTGAATGATTGAATGCCAAACACCTTTTTTAATTGGCGTGATATAGCTTCAGGGTTTTCATTATTTAATTGAAGCAGCATCCGGTCTCTATTGGAAGAATAAGAAATATTACCGAAATTCCTGAGAGCAAGTTTTACATTTTTCTTCAGATGCTCGATAAATTTTTTTCGGTTTTTTCCTTTCGTTGAAATTTCGCCATATCGAATTAAAATCGTATCTCCCAGCATCGTTCTCACCTCGTTAATTCTCTTAAATGCCCTATGGCTTCTTTTAGTGTAGTTATCACTTCAGGGACCATTTCCTTTGTCTGCCCGAAACTCATGCTTATTCTTATACTTCCGGAAGCTTCCTTCTCGGTTTTGCCCATTGCAAGAAGCACCCGGCTCGGCTTATGCAGGCTGGATGAGCAAGCAGATGTCGTTGAAACGTAAACGTTTTTGCTTTCAAGCATATGAAGCAGAACCTCTGCTTTCACCCCGGGTACAGAAAAATTAATAATATGCGGAGCACTTTTCTCAAGCGGGGTATTTAGCTCGACACCAGGAATAGCAGACAGCTCTTTTAAAAATAAGCCTTTCGCTTCCTTCATGGTTTGATCATTACCTGCAAAATTCTGAAAGGACAGTCTCAGCGCTTTCGCCAATGAAACAGCTCCTGCCACGTTTTGAGTTCCCGAACGAAGGCCTTCTTCCTGCCCGCCTCCTGAGAGTAACGGATAAAGCTTTACGCCTTTTTTGACAAGCAGAGCGCCTGTCCCTTTTAAGCCATGAAATTTATGACCTGAAACCGTACTTAAATCGATATTTGCTTTATCAAACGATAACGGAACTTTGCTAACTCCTTGTACATAATCAACATGGAAGCAGACATTCGGATAACCTTTGATGACCTTCCCAACTGCTTCTATAGGCTGAATGGCACCCGTTTCATTATTAACATGCATAATGGAGACTAAAATGGTGTCATCTCTCATCGCGTTTTCGAGCTCAGAAACGGATATTCTGCCTTCATGATTAACGGGCAGAAAGGTCACATCAAACCCAAAGTCATCTCGCAGCTGCTCAAGTGGTTCCATTACAGAAGGATGCTCAATTGCCGTGGAAATAATATGTTTCCCTTTCTTCATCCGTGAGAATGCAAGCCCTTTTATGGCAAGATTATTTCCTTCCGTTCCACCAGAAGTAAAAAAGACGTTATAGTCTTGAATTTGCAAAATTTCGATGATCTGATCCCTCGCTGTTTGCAGCAATCGTTCAGACTCAGTTCCCATTGCATGCAAGGAGGATGGATTTCCGAAAAATTTTCGGCTGACTTGTCCATACACATCAATAACTTCTTCATAGGGGATAGTCGTTGCACTATTGTCTAAATATAACATTTTTATCACCTTTCATTCTTACCCAGTGTACGTGATCCATGCCATTAATAAAAGTGAAACATTCTTAGAGAAGGAGAAAGGGATGAAGATTGGCATGTTTCACCCTATCATTTCCATAGCGGCAAAAAAAAATTACACCCTTACAGGCCTGTTCGGCCTCTGGGGTGCAATTTCCTTATTAGTTTATTGGGACAGCTGTTCTTTTTCGTAATACTCAATTCTTCTCGTTGATCCTGGAGACACTTTTTCAACAGCTGTTACGGCAATATCGTAAGCCGATTCATAATCAAACGAATGAAATTTTCTTTCTGCCTCATTCAATTGCTCTGAAAGGATCTCGTTGCTGCTTCTAAACCGGTTGCCATATTGGATAATTCTTTCAATAAAAAAAACCCGTTCGACTAATTCATCGGTTTGTTCTTTCACTTGAAAAACCAATTGCTCCGCTTCAAGCAAGCTCTCATTTACAGCAGCCATATTCAATGGAAGGCCGTTAAGTTTTTCGTGAACCTCCTTCACCCGTATACTTGCTTTCTCAAGAAGGGTTTTAAGTGATTCCGGTACTCCGGGAACATTGCTCGTTTTTAGTTTTCTGCTCGTTTCCGAAATGGAATGCTTTAAATGGAGGATTGATTCTCTTGCCTGCAGCTCTTCCTTCCTCAGGTCCTGAAGCATTTTCCGGTATTCATCGTGTTCCCTTTTTGCTTCATTCATTTGGTTTTCTAGATCCCCGATTTCTTCTTTTAATAAGGAAAAAGCCACGTGCTTATGGTCAAATTTGTTTTTTAACACTTCAAATTGTTTTGAAAGCTGCTCCATTCGTTGATCAAAGGCATCTGCCTTTAGCATTTCATCTCGGCTGAGCTGGTAGCTTTCCTTCACAAGCTCAGTTTCTTCGGTTGTTTGTATTTTATCTTTTTTCAGCTGTTCAAATGCGTCTGTCAGCTCCGGCATTTTGGTTAATATCTCTCTGCCATTATCAACCTCAAGCTCAAGGTGATCATAAAGGCTTTGCACTGCTTCATTGATCACCTGAAGCAGTTCTTCTGCTTCATCCAGCTTAACGTCATGAATCAGTACCTGCTCAGCACGGCCCAGCTCTTTTTGAAGGGCCTCAATCTCTCTGTCTACTTGTAAGTGTTCGAGATTGTACCCTTGATCTGTCATTTCCTTAAATCCATCCATTAGGCTGTTTAACTGATTCGGCAAGGTTTGTTTGACTTCCGCCAGCAATTTGGGGATAACATCCATATTCGCCTGAAGCCGTTCAAGCTCTTTTACTTCAGCCTGGAGAATCTCTCTTGCTGCCATATAGTTCCCGTTCTCTGTTTCATTATCGAATTGAGCGAATCCTTCATTAATCCCTTGAAGATCAGACTCTAATTTCGAGTACAAATCACCGTATAAATGGCTGTAGGCTAGAAGATTTTTTCTTGCCTTTTTGTAAGTTTCTTTTGCATTTTCAATTTCACTGCGGTTCTTTTGTTCGCTCGAAACAAGATCGTTAATTTCTCTTAAAATATCTTCTATATTCGATTCCGCGGCAATCAGCAAATCATCGATATGGGCAAGAACCTGATTCGATTTTTTAAAACGGTACTTGTCCGCATACTCCTCCGCTTCATACAAAAGCTCCT
This window of the Bacillus gobiensis genome carries:
- the ezrA gene encoding septation ring formation regulator EzrA, whose amino-acid sequence is MELVIVLLVALLIIFAISYFFRRKIYNEIDRLEGAKIQILNRSITEEMQKIKHLNMTGQTEEFFERWRKEWDEIVTSHMPKVEELLYEAEEYADKYRFKKSNQVLAHIDDLLIAAESNIEDILREINDLVSSEQKNRSEIENAKETYKKARKNLLAYSHLYGDLYSKLESDLQGINEGFAQFDNETENGNYMAAREILQAEVKELERLQANMDVIPKLLAEVKQTLPNQLNSLMDGFKEMTDQGYNLEHLQVDREIEALQKELGRAEQVLIHDVKLDEAEELLQVINEAVQSLYDHLELEVDNGREILTKMPELTDAFEQLKKDKIQTTEETELVKESYQLSRDEMLKADAFDQRMEQLSKQFEVLKNKFDHKHVAFSLLKEEIGDLENQMNEAKREHDEYRKMLQDLRKEELQARESILHLKHSISETSRKLKTSNVPGVPESLKTLLEKASIRVKEVHEKLNGLPLNMAAVNESLLEAEQLVFQVKEQTDELVERVFFIERIIQYGNRFRSSNEILSEQLNEAERKFHSFDYESAYDIAVTAVEKVSPGSTRRIEYYEKEQLSQ
- a CDS encoding alpha/beta-type small acid-soluble spore protein; translation: MAQNRSSNQLVVPGASQAIDQMKYEIATEFGVNLGAETTSRANGSVGGEITKRLVSLAQQQLGGSTPQ
- a CDS encoding RDD family protein — encoded protein: MDSTFDDGNPVKEASHETAHDTRNFETEHAYAGFWIRFWAYLLDGIVVWGITNLTVEPLFTLLNLEKKVGLFTISPYTVSISILFLLYFFLMTFFFHQTLGKMVFGLKVISIGKEKELTWSSLLFREVIGRYIHNFAFLYIVVGVTPKKQGIHDFFADTTVIHEKLYKKQ
- a CDS encoding cysteine desulfurase family protein yields the protein MLYLDNSATTIPYEEVIDVYGQVSRKFFGNPSSLHAMGTESERLLQTARDQIIEILQIQDYNVFFTSGGTEGNNLAIKGLAFSRMKKGKHIISTAIEHPSVMEPLEQLRDDFGFDVTFLPVNHEGRISVSELENAMRDDTILVSIMHVNNETGAIQPIEAVGKVIKGYPNVCFHVDYVQGVSKVPLSFDKANIDLSTVSGHKFHGLKGTGALLVKKGVKLYPLLSGGGQEEGLRSGTQNVAGAVSLAKALRLSFQNFAGNDQTMKEAKGLFLKELSAIPGVELNTPLEKSAPHIINFSVPGVKAEVLLHMLESKNVYVSTTSACSSSLHKPSRVLLAMGKTEKEASGSIRISMSFGQTKEMVPEVITTLKEAIGHLRELTR
- a CDS encoding DUF2953 domain-containing protein, whose translation is MFFLAFGLILVALLFVMKISITIRYKHDKDDDRLTIVIRLLGGLVKIKKEFPSIKVNKEDQTIDVKSESNVGKKESKGKVGSEDMQNYFEQLNEIKKRVVHLQKIVRRFLKHVHVTEFRWKSVIGINDAALTGIICGSAWAIKGSCIALLDQNLKLKIRPEIEVIPSFFHAESKTNLTCILSFRMGHAMGAAIRLLTYWRGSKRTLVNKPQPLESKS
- a CDS encoding NAD kinase, whose amino-acid sequence is MDQRRNVFFFHSKDETTIRQVDKLQSLAVEHGFKLVDNYEDANIIASIGGDGAFLQAVRKTGFRDDCLYFGISQKKQPYLYCDFQIDETDKMIEAMRNDQISVRKYPVIDITIDDTNRFHCLNEISIRSGIIKAFVIDLFIDDLHFETFRGDGLIISTPTGSSGYNKSVHGALVDPQMACMQVTELASLNNNTYRTLGSPFVLSSQRKLRLEVVQDGNTHPVIGLDNEALSIKHVKQFDIGINGKTVKTVKLKDNSFWQKVKRTFL
- a CDS encoding amidohydrolase, encoding MKSLWYGGTIYTMEKEGHTVDSVVVEDGQILDTGSYQAMKEKYIDAKEQHLKGATMFPGFVDSHLHLIGHGEKLIRLDLSMCTSKEEIIKKIRLAETDVSGNDWLIGEGWNENRFSDPSYLTKEDLDEFFPDRPVLLKRICRHAIVVNSKALHAAGITKQTPDPEGGVIVRNENGNPAGLLHDKAQELVYQVLPTVDSAYLNRALRSAIQDCYEKGLTGGHSEDLSYYGLAANPMNAYQEVIANEGLLFRAHLLVHHLALDEWLQLDKKESPYIEYGAMKLFADGALGGRTALLKVPYHDDPDTNGVEIHKEKELYELVEKARQHHMEVAVHAIGDLAFEKVLSVLEKLPPHKGRHDRIIHAQVVNSELVKKAAKLPVCLDLQPHFLASDFPWAIDRLGEERVRRSFVWKTLLKAGIPCAGGSDAPIEPVSPILGIQSAVLRKSSQPGDETVYNEGECLSVFEAVSLYTKGSAAIIYKENKRGMIKKGYDADFTILDKDLFQMEKEYLHLATVQQTVIAGEIVYRRKKAGAS
- the ytfJ gene encoding GerW family sporulation protein; this translates as MADHPIQGLMKTAMENLKEMIDVNTIIGDPVETPDGSVILTVSKVGFGFAAGGSEFNAANLQSKSADGERKEHKLPFGGGSGGGVSITPIAFLIVGSTGVRMLHLDENTHLLEKLVESAPQAIERIQDMFKKNEKDHRRDKNLQEDIQL
- the thiI gene encoding tRNA uracil 4-sulfurtransferase ThiI, which translates into the protein MLGDTILIRYGEISTKGKNRKKFIEHLKKNVKLALRNFGNISYSSNRDRMLLQLNNENPEAISRQLKKVFGIQSFSLAITCKNDLEEIKKKALLSIQETYTAGKTFKISTKRANKQFELDSNEMNAEIGAHILKNVEGITVNVKKPDIHLRIEIREKETYLTFKDEMGAGGLPVGSGGKAMLMLSGGFDSPVAGYKAMKRGIGIEAVHFFSPPYTSERAKQKVMDLTQELSAFAGSIALHIVPFTKIQERIQKQIPENYTMTATRRMMLQITDMIREKQGGLAIITGESLGQVASQTLESMYAINAVTSTPILRPLIGTDKNEIIEEARLVGTYDISIRPYEDCCTIFTPSAPKTRPKKEKVEHFESFVDFDELMREAAAEAETIVIHHVEDVNKAFAGLF
- the tpx gene encoding thiol peroxidase — encoded protein: MAEITFKGNPVTLIGEEVKVGDQAPDFTVLSNSLEEVTLSQIKGKAAVLSVVPSLDTGVCDAQTRKFNEEAVNLGPVNVYTISADLPFAQKRWCGANGIENVETLSDHREMSFGEAFGVYIKELRLLARAVFVLDENGKVVYTEYVSEATNHPDYEKAIEAAKSAVK
- the sppA gene encoding signal peptide peptidase SppA, whose amino-acid sequence is MNAKRWIALAIALGVFLISAMMSLFMAIFEFSSSDLAADLGNEYTENVIEEGAVDSKIAVLEVNGTIQDTGSDGGGLLDSSGYNHRGFLKMLDQAKEDSSIKGILLRVNSPGGGVVESAELHKKLEEIKAETKKPIYVSMGTMAASGGYYISTSADKIFAAPDTMTGSLGVIMQGTNYAELADRFGIKFDTVKSGEYKDIMSPSKDMTKGDREILQKIVNNAYEGFVDVIENGRNLPEDQVKKIADGRIYDGRQAKDLNLVDELGYYEDAIAAMKKDNKNLKGASVVGYEENASWQSLLSMSASKVFGKEAEFLNLTGLLSQGNSPRAMYLYSK